A section of the Saccharopolyspora gregorii genome encodes:
- a CDS encoding transglycosylase SLT domain-containing protein — protein sequence MGISGEIAGKPGGAALAEQVRKLEDSRPESITEIARRWREASGTTGNAAGDVTNAVTGLDGAWQGASADAFVGYMGQVRGGFDQAGSALESSAGALDRAAEAVRTAKDAVNGIGERALADAKQAEDTYRQAELAHPNDPAALELARRVRDDAITRAMESHADDARGKVDEANAALNGALSELTGSAEGMADVFTKIPKAGEQGFTPAPGRDTEWEFQEPAGPASTDQAGATGPGGDSAAGLGGSGASSGSGGPGGSAGGSDGSSGSGGSGGSGGSGDLGSSGGPPSSGPPPGNVDQWIREAIEILQANGIPVTEADIEKIWTIIQKESGGDPHAINDWDSNAAKGTPSKGLMQCIDPTFQAHKLPGHDDIYDPVDNIIAGVRYTFDRYGGFEGHPGLKSMAGGGGYQGY from the coding sequence ATGGGCATTTCAGGGGAGATCGCGGGCAAGCCGGGCGGCGCGGCGCTCGCCGAGCAGGTGCGGAAGCTGGAAGACAGCCGACCCGAGTCGATCACCGAGATCGCGCGCCGCTGGCGCGAGGCGAGCGGCACCACCGGGAACGCCGCCGGGGACGTGACCAACGCCGTCACCGGGCTCGACGGGGCCTGGCAGGGCGCTTCCGCGGACGCGTTCGTCGGCTACATGGGGCAGGTGCGCGGCGGCTTCGACCAGGCCGGGTCGGCGCTGGAGAGCTCGGCGGGCGCGCTGGACCGGGCGGCGGAGGCGGTGCGCACCGCGAAGGACGCGGTGAACGGCATCGGCGAACGCGCCCTGGCCGACGCGAAGCAGGCCGAGGACACCTACCGCCAGGCGGAGCTGGCGCACCCGAACGACCCGGCCGCCCTGGAGCTGGCCCGCCGGGTGCGCGACGACGCGATCACCCGCGCGATGGAGTCGCACGCCGACGACGCCCGGGGCAAGGTCGACGAGGCGAACGCGGCGCTGAACGGGGCGCTGTCCGAGCTCACCGGCTCCGCCGAGGGCATGGCGGACGTGTTCACGAAGATCCCGAAGGCGGGCGAGCAGGGCTTCACGCCCGCGCCGGGACGCGACACCGAGTGGGAGTTCCAGGAGCCCGCCGGTCCGGCGAGCACCGACCAGGCCGGCGCCACCGGCCCGGGCGGGGACTCCGCCGCGGGGCTGGGCGGGTCCGGCGCGTCGAGCGGGTCGGGTGGGCCCGGCGGTTCCGCGGGGGGCTCGGACGGTTCCAGCGGTTCCGGCGGTTCCGGCGGCTCCGGTGGTTCCGGCGACCTCGGCTCCAGCGGTGGCCCGCCCAGCAGCGGCCCGCCGCCCGGGAACGTGGACCAGTGGATCCGGGAGGCCATCGAGATCCTGCAGGCCAACGGCATCCCGGTCACCGAGGCGGACATCGAGAAGATCTGGACGATCATCCAGAAGGAGTCCGGCGGCGATCCGCACGCCATCAACGACTGGGACTCCAACGCCGCCAAGGGCACCCCGTCGAAGGGCCTGATGCAGTGCATCGACCCGACGTTCCAGGCGCACAAGCTCCCCGGCCACGATGACATCTACGACCCGGTGGACAACATCATCGCCGGGGTCCGCTACACCTTCGACCGCTACGGCGGTTTCGAGGGCCACCCGGGCCTGAAGTCGATGGCCGGTGGCGGCGGCTACCAGGGCTACTGA
- the purD gene encoding phosphoribosylamine--glycine ligase — translation MRILVIGAGGREHAIVLALSKDPSVTALACAPGNAGTAALAEPYPVDVADPAAVTELATGWKADLVVFGPETPLVAGAADAVRAAGIPCFGPSKGAARIEGSKAFAKDVMISAGVPTAHSETVDNPAKLDAALARFGPTWVVKDDGLAGGKGVLVTGDFDAARAHALTLLDDGHPVLLESFLDGPEASLFCLVDGTTVVPLLPAQDFKRVGDDDAGPNTGGMGAYAPLPWAPEGFTEDVVRTVVQPVVDELAERGTPFSGLLYAGLALTSSGPQVIEFNCRFGDPETQAVLALLRTPLAGLLDAVARGELAAAPALEWEDGAAVTVVVAAEGYPGRPRVDDVITGGDAIGVLHSGTRRREDGAVLSAGGRVLSVVATGADLDAARDEVYRRVAAVRLPGSHHRVDIALRAARGEITPPA, via the coding sequence GTGCGAATCCTGGTGATCGGGGCAGGCGGCCGTGAGCACGCGATCGTGCTGGCGCTGTCGAAGGACCCGTCGGTGACCGCCTTGGCCTGCGCTCCCGGCAACGCGGGCACCGCCGCGCTCGCCGAGCCCTACCCGGTGGACGTCGCCGACCCGGCGGCGGTGACCGAGCTCGCCACCGGCTGGAAGGCGGACCTGGTCGTGTTCGGCCCGGAGACCCCGCTGGTCGCCGGTGCCGCCGACGCCGTCCGCGCCGCCGGGATCCCCTGCTTCGGGCCGTCGAAGGGCGCCGCCCGCATCGAGGGTTCCAAGGCGTTCGCGAAGGACGTCATGATCTCCGCCGGGGTTCCCACCGCGCACAGCGAGACGGTGGACAACCCGGCGAAGCTGGACGCCGCGCTGGCCCGCTTCGGCCCCACCTGGGTGGTCAAGGACGACGGGCTCGCCGGCGGCAAGGGCGTGCTGGTCACCGGCGACTTCGACGCGGCGCGCGCGCACGCGCTGACGCTGCTCGACGACGGGCACCCGGTGCTGCTGGAGTCCTTCCTGGACGGTCCGGAGGCCTCGCTGTTCTGCCTGGTCGACGGCACCACGGTGGTCCCGCTGCTGCCCGCGCAGGACTTCAAGCGCGTCGGCGACGACGACGCGGGCCCGAACACCGGCGGCATGGGCGCCTACGCGCCGCTGCCGTGGGCGCCGGAGGGCTTCACCGAGGACGTGGTGCGCACCGTGGTGCAGCCGGTGGTGGACGAGCTCGCCGAACGCGGCACCCCGTTCTCCGGCCTGCTGTACGCGGGCCTGGCGCTGACCTCGTCGGGGCCGCAGGTCATCGAGTTCAACTGCCGGTTCGGCGACCCGGAGACGCAGGCCGTGCTGGCGCTGCTGCGCACCCCGCTGGCGGGGCTGCTGGACGCGGTCGCCCGCGGTGAGCTCGCCGCCGCCCCCGCGCTGGAGTGGGAGGACGGCGCCGCAGTGACGGTCGTCGTGGCCGCCGAGGGCTACCCGGGCCGGCCCCGGGTGGACGACGTGATCACCGGCGGGGACGCGATCGGCGTGCTGCACTCCGGCACCCGGCGCCGCGAGGACGGCGCGGTGCTGTCCGCGGGTGGCCGGGTGCTGTCCGTGGTCGCGACCGGCGCGGACCTCGACGCCGCCCGCGACGAGGTGTACCGGCGGGTCGCCGCCGTGCGCCTGCCCGGCTCGCACCACCGCGTGGACATCGCGCTGCGCGCCGCCCGCGGCGAGATCACTCCGCCCGCCTGA
- a CDS encoding glycerophosphodiester phosphodiesterase yields MSIRVRLGALAVTTAAVLGAIAQLPAAAAPAATADPEAGRVEVFGHRGASGYRPEHTLASYELAARMGADFIEPDLVPTKDGVLVSRHENEISGTTDVADHPEFADRKTTKTIDGVELTGWFTEDFTLAELKSLRAEERIPQLRPNNTIYDGRYEVPTFQEVVDLARRLSAELGREIGVAPETKHPSYFQRIGLPLEPRVVRALDENGLNRPDAKVVVQSFEVANLRELDRSLRVRLVQLISDSGAPQDFVESGDPRTYADLVTPEGLRGIADYADVIGPDTKVLLPVDDSGHLTGPTPVTADAHAAGLQVVPYTVRAENEFLPADFRSSEVPSELGDVFGFFDALFAQGIDGIFSDFPDIAVEARG; encoded by the coding sequence ATGTCGATCCGGGTGCGCCTGGGGGCGCTCGCCGTGACCACGGCCGCCGTGCTGGGCGCCATCGCCCAGCTGCCCGCCGCCGCGGCGCCCGCCGCGACCGCCGATCCGGAGGCCGGCCGCGTGGAGGTGTTCGGGCACCGGGGCGCCTCCGGCTACCGCCCGGAGCACACGCTGGCCTCCTACGAGCTGGCGGCGCGGATGGGCGCCGACTTCATCGAACCGGACCTGGTGCCCACCAAGGACGGGGTGCTGGTGTCCCGGCACGAGAACGAGATCAGCGGCACCACCGACGTCGCCGACCACCCCGAGTTCGCCGACCGCAAGACGACGAAGACCATCGACGGCGTCGAGCTGACCGGCTGGTTCACCGAGGACTTCACCCTCGCCGAGCTGAAGTCGCTGCGCGCGGAGGAACGCATCCCGCAGCTGCGGCCGAACAACACGATCTACGACGGCCGCTACGAGGTGCCGACGTTCCAGGAGGTCGTGGACCTCGCCCGCCGGTTGTCCGCGGAGCTCGGCCGCGAGATCGGCGTCGCCCCGGAGACCAAGCACCCGAGCTACTTCCAGCGCATCGGCCTGCCGCTGGAGCCGCGCGTGGTGCGGGCGCTGGACGAGAACGGCCTGAACCGGCCGGACGCGAAGGTCGTGGTGCAGTCCTTCGAGGTCGCCAACCTGCGGGAGCTGGACCGCTCGCTGCGGGTGCGGCTGGTGCAGCTGATCTCCGACAGCGGGGCGCCGCAGGACTTCGTGGAGTCCGGCGACCCGCGCACCTACGCGGACCTGGTGACGCCGGAGGGGCTGCGCGGCATCGCGGACTACGCCGACGTGATCGGCCCGGACACGAAGGTGCTGCTGCCGGTCGACGACTCGGGGCACCTCACCGGGCCGACCCCGGTGACCGCGGACGCGCACGCGGCGGGCCTGCAGGTCGTGCCGTACACGGTGCGCGCGGAGAACGAGTTCCTGCCCGCGGACTTCCGCTCCTCCGAGGTGCCGTCCGAGCTCGGCGACGTGTTCGGCTTCTTCGACGCGCTGTTCGCGCAAGGCATCGACGGCATCTTCAGCGACTTCCCGGACATCGCGGTCGAAGCCCGCGGCTGA
- a CDS encoding LLM class flavin-dependent oxidoreductase, whose product MSITVHWFLPTHGDGRSIVDRPHVTAAAASTPREPDIDYLAQVAQAVEHLGFTGMLTPTGSWCQDAWVTTAALLGRTKRIKFLVAFRPGSLTPTLAAQMATTYQQVSGGRLLLNIVTGGESTEQRRYGDWLDHDRRYERTDEFLAAMRAIWSGEPADFDGEHYRLRGATAYDVPDPVPPLYFGGSSPAALPVAARRADVHLTWGEPPAQVGARIARLRELAAAEGRTLRFGLRAHTITRDTSAEAWATAQRFLDQMDPADVAASQAKFAVTESTAQRRMAELHGGVLHADARKLEVHPGLWSGVGLLRGGAGTALVGSHEEVADLMSEYHDVGVEEFVFSGYPHLEEAYWFGEGVRPVLARRGLLAGSEPAATPAPRPVAAS is encoded by the coding sequence ATGAGCATCACGGTGCACTGGTTCCTGCCCACCCACGGCGACGGTCGGTCCATCGTGGACAGACCGCACGTGACGGCCGCCGCGGCCAGCACGCCCCGCGAACCCGACATCGACTACCTGGCGCAGGTCGCGCAGGCCGTCGAGCACCTCGGGTTCACCGGCATGCTCACCCCCACCGGCAGCTGGTGCCAGGACGCGTGGGTGACCACGGCGGCGCTGCTCGGCCGCACCAAGCGGATCAAGTTCCTCGTCGCGTTCCGGCCCGGTTCGCTCACCCCGACGCTGGCCGCGCAGATGGCCACCACCTACCAGCAGGTCTCCGGCGGCAGGCTGCTGCTCAACATCGTCACCGGCGGCGAGTCCACCGAGCAGCGCCGCTACGGCGACTGGCTGGACCACGACCGCCGCTACGAGCGCACCGACGAGTTCCTCGCCGCGATGCGCGCCATCTGGTCCGGGGAACCCGCCGACTTCGACGGCGAGCACTACCGGCTGCGCGGCGCCACCGCCTACGACGTGCCGGACCCGGTGCCACCGCTGTACTTCGGCGGCTCGTCCCCCGCGGCGCTGCCGGTCGCCGCCCGCCGCGCCGACGTGCACCTGACCTGGGGCGAACCGCCCGCGCAGGTCGGTGCGCGGATCGCCCGGCTGCGGGAGCTGGCCGCCGCCGAAGGCCGCACGCTGCGGTTCGGGCTGCGCGCCCACACCATCACCCGGGACACCTCCGCCGAGGCGTGGGCGACGGCCCAGCGCTTCCTGGACCAGATGGACCCGGCGGACGTGGCCGCTTCGCAGGCGAAGTTCGCGGTCACCGAATCGACCGCGCAGCGGCGGATGGCGGAGCTGCACGGCGGGGTGCTGCACGCGGACGCGCGGAAGCTCGAAGTGCACCCGGGCCTGTGGTCCGGGGTCGGGCTGCTGCGCGGCGGTGCGGGCACCGCGCTCGTCGGCAGCCACGAGGAGGTCGCCGACCTCATGTCCGAGTACCACGACGTCGGCGTGGAGGAGTTCGTGTTCTCCGGCTACCCGCACCTGGAGGAGGCGTACTGGTTCGGCGAGGGCGTCCGCCCGGTCCTCGCCCGCCGCGGCCTCCTCGCCGGTTCCGAGCCCGCCGCGACCCCCGCACCCCGCCCGGTCGCCGCGTCCTGA
- a CDS encoding putative leader peptide, with protein sequence MTARTALTGRLHVDLRRQASAICRPR encoded by the coding sequence ATGACCGCGCGCACCGCACTGACCGGGCGCCTGCACGTCGATCTGCGGCGGCAGGCCAGCGCCATCTGTCGCCCCCGCTGA
- a CDS encoding HNH endonuclease family protein — protein MTPTRSLRAALTALPLAGALSLGLAVPAGAEPPGIPDPSTAQTQLDELQVAPEGSLDGYDRDRFPHWIEGPDGCNTRESVLKRDGEGVEVGSDCYPTAGTWNSPYDGGSWTKPSDVDIDHVVPLAAAWRSGASEWTDEQREAFANDLEGPQLIAVTDSVNQSKSDKTPDQWMPPEAGYHCTYASMWVGSKHKYELTVTEAEKTALKDALAGC, from the coding sequence ATGACGCCGACCCGTTCGCTTCGCGCAGCACTGACCGCTCTGCCCCTGGCCGGCGCCCTGTCGCTGGGCCTGGCCGTGCCCGCCGGGGCGGAACCGCCCGGCATCCCCGACCCGTCGACCGCCCAGACCCAGCTCGACGAGCTGCAGGTCGCCCCCGAAGGTTCCCTCGACGGCTACGACCGCGACCGGTTCCCGCACTGGATCGAAGGCCCCGACGGCTGCAACACCCGCGAGTCGGTGCTCAAGCGCGACGGGGAGGGCGTCGAGGTCGGGTCGGACTGCTACCCGACCGCGGGTACCTGGAACAGCCCGTACGACGGCGGATCCTGGACCAAGCCGTCCGATGTGGACATCGACCACGTGGTGCCGCTGGCCGCCGCGTGGCGCTCCGGGGCCTCCGAGTGGACCGACGAGCAGCGCGAGGCGTTCGCCAACGACCTCGAAGGCCCGCAGCTGATCGCCGTCACCGACAGCGTCAACCAGTCCAAGAGCGACAAGACCCCGGACCAGTGGATGCCGCCGGAAGCCGGCTACCACTGCACCTACGCGTCGATGTGGGTCGGTTCCAAGCACAAGTACGAGCTGACCGTCACCGAGGCCGAGAAGACGGCCCTCAAGGACGCCCTCGCCGGCTGCTGA
- a CDS encoding adenylosuccinate synthase, with protein MPAIVLIGAQWGDEGKGKATDLLGEQAQWVVRYQGGNNAGHTVVLPDGQDFALHLIPSGILTPGVTNVIGNGVVVDPGVLLDELAGLEERGVDTSRLLLSADAHMIMPYHVAIDRVTERYLGKKQIGTTGRGIGPAYQDKVARVGVRVQDLLDEKILRQKVEAALEFKNQLLVKVYNRRALDADEVVDTVLEQSERFAGRIADTKLLVNEALERGETVLLEGSQGTLLDVDHGTYPFVTSSNPTSGGACAGSGIGPTRINAVIGILKSYTTRVGAGPFPTELTDEAGENLRKQGGEFGVTTGRSRRTGWFDAVIARYATRVNGITDYFLTKLDVLSGLETIPVCVGYDVDGQRVTEMPMTQTGVHHAVPVYEEVPGWSEDLSAARSFEDLPVNAQNYVLRLEELSGARISAIGVGPGRDQTIVRHTMA; from the coding sequence ATGCCGGCGATCGTGCTGATCGGAGCCCAGTGGGGCGACGAGGGCAAGGGCAAGGCGACCGACTTGCTCGGCGAGCAGGCGCAGTGGGTCGTGCGCTACCAGGGCGGCAACAACGCCGGCCACACCGTGGTGCTGCCCGACGGGCAGGACTTCGCGCTGCACCTCATCCCCTCCGGCATCCTCACGCCGGGCGTGACGAACGTGATCGGGAACGGCGTCGTCGTCGACCCGGGCGTGCTGCTCGACGAGCTCGCCGGGCTGGAGGAGCGCGGGGTCGACACCTCGCGGCTGCTGCTGTCCGCCGACGCGCACATGATCATGCCGTACCACGTGGCGATCGACCGCGTCACCGAGCGCTACCTCGGCAAGAAGCAGATCGGCACCACCGGTCGCGGCATCGGCCCCGCCTACCAGGACAAGGTCGCCCGCGTCGGCGTCCGCGTGCAGGACCTGCTGGACGAGAAGATCCTGCGGCAGAAGGTCGAGGCCGCGCTGGAGTTCAAGAACCAGCTGCTGGTCAAGGTCTACAACCGCCGCGCGCTCGACGCCGACGAGGTCGTGGACACCGTGCTGGAGCAGTCCGAGCGCTTCGCCGGCCGCATCGCCGACACGAAGCTGCTGGTCAACGAGGCGTTGGAGCGCGGCGAGACGGTGCTGCTGGAGGGCTCGCAGGGCACGCTGCTCGACGTGGACCACGGCACCTACCCGTTCGTGACCTCCTCGAACCCGACCTCCGGCGGGGCGTGCGCGGGCTCCGGCATCGGGCCGACCCGGATCAACGCCGTGATCGGCATCCTGAAGTCGTACACCACCCGCGTCGGCGCGGGCCCGTTCCCGACGGAGCTCACCGACGAGGCGGGCGAGAACCTGCGCAAGCAGGGCGGCGAGTTCGGCGTCACCACCGGGCGCTCCCGGCGCACCGGCTGGTTCGACGCGGTCATCGCCCGCTACGCGACCCGCGTCAACGGCATCACCGACTACTTCCTCACCAAGCTGGACGTGCTGTCCGGGCTGGAGACCATCCCGGTGTGCGTCGGCTACGACGTGGACGGGCAGCGGGTCACCGAGATGCCGATGACGCAGACCGGCGTGCACCACGCGGTGCCGGTGTACGAGGAGGTGCCGGGCTGGTCCGAGGACCTCAGCGCGGCGCGCAGCTTCGAGGACCTGCCGGTGAACGCGCAGAACTACGTGCTGCGGCTGGAGGAGCTGTCCGGCGCCCGCATCTCCGCGATCGGCGTCGGCCCCGGCCGCGACCAGACGATCGTCCGCCACACGATGGCGTGA
- a CDS encoding FUSC family protein, with translation MHRVRQELSRRLRRLFRSGVPIVQCAVAAGLAWAVAKSLVGHPAPFFAPIAAVVSLGVSLGQRLRRALELVVGVSIGIGVGDILISAIGTGPWQIALVVALAMSTAVLADSGAIIVLQAASSSVLVATLLPPASAGGLTRMIDAAVGGLIGFAVAALLPANPLAVAHRNGRLVLGALTDGLRGVAWAVSRRDTDVASDTLAKVRKSQELVDEFRTALDAGGEIAKIAPIRWRRRGDLKRYEAAATPIDRALRNTRVLARRAMSALRDDEPVPRPLPGLLEELAGSVVLLRDELAGGNEPLQAREAARAVARKSSVELLGEGDFSMQVVVLQVRSIAVDLLQATGLTRTEAIAALPPLHPRRGDDHS, from the coding sequence GTGCATCGGGTTCGGCAGGAGTTGAGTCGGCGGTTGCGGCGGTTGTTCCGGTCGGGCGTGCCGATCGTGCAGTGCGCCGTCGCCGCCGGGTTGGCGTGGGCGGTGGCGAAGAGCCTGGTGGGGCACCCGGCGCCGTTCTTCGCGCCGATCGCGGCGGTGGTGTCGCTGGGCGTGTCGCTGGGGCAGCGGCTGCGGCGGGCGCTGGAGCTCGTCGTCGGCGTGAGCATCGGCATCGGGGTCGGCGACATCCTGATCTCGGCGATCGGCACCGGCCCGTGGCAGATCGCGCTGGTGGTGGCGCTGGCGATGAGCACGGCGGTGCTCGCGGACAGCGGGGCGATCATCGTGCTGCAGGCCGCGTCGTCGTCGGTGCTGGTGGCGACGCTGCTACCGCCGGCTTCGGCGGGCGGCCTGACCCGCATGATCGACGCGGCGGTCGGCGGGCTGATCGGGTTCGCGGTGGCGGCGCTGCTGCCCGCGAACCCGCTGGCGGTGGCGCACCGCAACGGCAGGCTGGTGCTGGGGGCGCTCACCGACGGTCTGCGGGGCGTGGCGTGGGCGGTGTCGCGGCGGGACACCGACGTCGCCTCGGACACGTTGGCGAAGGTGCGCAAGAGCCAGGAGCTGGTGGACGAGTTCCGGACCGCGCTGGACGCGGGCGGGGAGATCGCGAAGATCGCGCCGATCCGCTGGCGCCGCCGCGGCGACCTGAAGCGCTACGAGGCCGCGGCCACGCCCATCGACCGGGCGCTGCGCAACACCCGGGTGCTGGCCCGGCGCGCCATGTCGGCGCTGCGCGACGACGAGCCGGTGCCGCGCCCGCTGCCGGGCCTGCTGGAGGAGCTGGCCGGGTCGGTGGTGCTGCTGCGCGACGAGCTCGCGGGCGGGAACGAGCCGCTGCAGGCGCGGGAGGCGGCGCGCGCGGTGGCGCGGAAGTCCTCGGTGGAACTGCTCGGCGAGGGCGACTTCTCGATGCAGGTGGTGGTGCTGCAGGTCCGCTCGATCGCGGTCGACCTGCTGCAGGCCACCGGCCTCACCCGCACCGAGGCCATCGCGGCTCTGCCGCCCCTGCACCCCCGCCGCGGCGACGACCACAGCTGA
- a CDS encoding DUF3151 domain-containing protein, producing MTNLLEPPETLLPENEAAQAALDAGTDPALVAAEHPTFSAAWAQLGEAALERGETIAAYAYARTGYHRGLDALRRSGWKGFGPVPWRHRPNQGVLRAVAVLAKAAGAIGETDEFDRCRQLLLDSDPASVEATGLA from the coding sequence ATGACGAACCTGCTGGAGCCACCGGAAACGCTGCTGCCCGAGAACGAGGCCGCGCAGGCCGCGCTGGACGCGGGCACCGACCCGGCCCTGGTGGCCGCCGAGCACCCCACCTTCAGCGCCGCGTGGGCTCAGCTCGGCGAGGCCGCGCTGGAGCGCGGCGAGACCATCGCCGCCTACGCCTACGCCCGCACCGGCTACCACCGGGGCCTGGACGCGCTGCGCCGGTCCGGTTGGAAGGGCTTCGGCCCGGTGCCGTGGCGGCACCGCCCCAACCAGGGCGTGCTGCGCGCCGTGGCCGTGCTGGCGAAGGCCGCGGGCGCGATCGGCGAGACCGACGAGTTCGACCGCTGCCGCCAGCTGCTGCTCGACAGCGACCCGGCCTCGGTGGAAGCCACCGGCCTGGCGTGA
- the fbaA gene encoding class II fructose-bisphosphate aldolase, whose product MPIATPEVYAEMLDRAKSGEFAYPAINVTSSETLNAALRGFAEAESDGIIQVSTGGAEFASGTKVKDMVTGATALAEYAHVVAAKYPVNIALHTDHCPKDKLDGYVRPLIQISQERVDRGENPLFQSHMWDGSAIELHENLQIASELLDLAAKAKIILELEVGVVGGEEDGVANDINEKLYTAAGDYEHTVEALGAGEKGRYLLAATFGNVHGVYKPGNVKLRPEILKQGQEVASEKLGLPAGSKPFDLVFHGGSGSLLEEIHEAVSYGVVKMNIDTDTQYAFTRPIADHMLKNYDGVLKIDGEVGNKKVYDPRSYLKAAEQAMAARVAHGCETLKSAGRMLAG is encoded by the coding sequence ATGCCCATCGCGACCCCCGAGGTCTACGCGGAGATGCTGGACCGGGCGAAGTCAGGTGAGTTCGCCTATCCGGCCATCAACGTGACCTCGTCGGAGACGCTCAACGCGGCGCTGCGCGGCTTCGCCGAGGCCGAAAGCGACGGCATCATCCAGGTCTCGACCGGTGGCGCCGAGTTCGCCTCCGGCACGAAGGTCAAGGACATGGTCACCGGCGCCACCGCGCTCGCCGAGTACGCGCACGTCGTCGCCGCGAAGTACCCGGTGAACATCGCGCTGCACACCGACCACTGCCCGAAGGACAAGCTGGACGGCTACGTCCGGCCGCTGATCCAGATCAGCCAGGAGCGGGTGGACCGCGGCGAGAACCCGCTGTTCCAGTCGCACATGTGGGACGGGTCGGCGATCGAGCTGCACGAGAACCTGCAGATCGCCTCCGAGCTGCTGGACCTCGCCGCCAAGGCGAAGATCATCCTGGAGCTGGAGGTCGGCGTCGTCGGCGGCGAGGAGGACGGCGTCGCCAACGACATCAACGAGAAGCTCTACACCGCCGCGGGCGACTACGAGCACACCGTGGAGGCGCTCGGCGCCGGCGAGAAGGGCCGCTACCTGCTGGCCGCGACCTTCGGCAACGTGCACGGCGTCTACAAGCCGGGCAACGTGAAGCTCCGCCCGGAGATCCTCAAGCAGGGCCAGGAGGTCGCCTCCGAGAAGCTGGGTCTGCCCGCCGGTTCGAAGCCGTTCGACCTGGTCTTCCACGGTGGTTCCGGTTCGCTGCTGGAGGAGATCCACGAAGCGGTGTCCTACGGCGTGGTGAAGATGAACATCGACACCGACACCCAGTACGCGTTCACCCGGCCCATCGCCGATCACATGCTGAAGAACTACGACGGCGTGCTGAAGATCGACGGCGAGGTCGGCAACAAGAAGGTCTACGACCCGCGCAGCTACCTGAAGGCCGCCGAGCAGGCGATGGCCGCGCGCGTCGCGCACGGTTGCGAAACGCTGAAGTCCGCGGGCCGCATGCTGGCCGGCTGA
- a CDS encoding YciI family protein: MAKFVVEMVYGDDEERRLAVRPEHRVYAKSLAEQGVLLAGGPYADGLGAQLVYEAEDEAAVQRLLDADPYLQQGVLASTTIREWHAITGSWVS; this comes from the coding sequence ATGGCGAAGTTCGTGGTCGAAATGGTCTACGGCGATGACGAGGAACGGCGGCTGGCGGTGCGCCCGGAGCACCGGGTGTACGCGAAGTCGTTGGCCGAGCAGGGCGTGCTGCTCGCCGGCGGCCCGTACGCGGACGGCCTCGGTGCGCAGCTGGTGTACGAGGCCGAGGACGAGGCGGCGGTGCAGCGCCTGCTCGACGCCGATCCGTACCTCCAGCAGGGGGTGCTCGCGTCGACCACGATCCGTGAGTGGCACGCGATCACCGGCTCCTGGGTTTCCTGA
- a CDS encoding SigE family RNA polymerase sigma factor, producing the protein MFGDSSSGVERSVEQTLGHLRAIDTASTPNDQPLTLEDLYRQQRMRMVRLAILLVDEPATAEDVVQEAFTGLYRNWSGLRDAKAAIGYLRTAVVNGSRSVLRRRKTAREYQPPHQADARSAESLAMLTAEHQAVVAALGELPPRQREVLVLRYYGNLTEAEIAEATGVSKGTVKSTASRGLEALQKVMRSH; encoded by the coding sequence ATGTTCGGGGATTCCTCATCGGGGGTCGAGCGCAGCGTCGAGCAGACGCTGGGCCACCTCCGCGCCATCGACACCGCGTCCACGCCCAACGACCAGCCGCTCACGCTCGAAGACCTGTACCGCCAGCAGCGGATGCGCATGGTCCGGTTGGCGATCCTGCTGGTCGACGAGCCGGCGACCGCGGAGGACGTGGTGCAGGAGGCGTTCACCGGGCTCTACCGCAACTGGTCCGGGCTGCGGGACGCGAAGGCGGCGATCGGCTACCTGCGCACCGCCGTGGTGAACGGCAGCCGTTCGGTGCTGCGCCGCCGCAAGACGGCTCGCGAGTACCAGCCGCCGCACCAGGCCGACGCGCGCTCCGCCGAGTCGCTGGCGATGCTGACCGCCGAGCACCAGGCGGTGGTGGCGGCGCTGGGCGAGCTGCCGCCGCGGCAGCGCGAGGTGCTGGTGCTGCGCTACTACGGCAACCTCACCGAAGCGGAGATCGCGGAGGCCACCGGCGTGTCCAAGGGCACCGTGAAGTCCACGGCCAGCCGCGGCCTGGAGGCCCTGCAGAAGGTCATGCGCTCGCACTGA